The Jatrophihabitans sp. genome includes the window GCCCCGGTTTGGCGCCTTGGCCCACCTTCAGCTCGAACCCGAGCCGACCGCTGGCAAGCAGCGGTTCGACGGCAGGATCGCTGTAGACCAGGTTCCACACCTCGGCGTCGGCGTCCTCGGTGCTCTGCTGCACCACCACCCCCCCTGTTGCGTCGGCCACTTCGTCAGAATATGCGTGCAGCCGGGCGAGCAGAGTGCTCACGACACCGGCGTCGTCGCGTCGGTAGCCGTTGACCGGAACCACGTTCTCCCCGATCACCATGGGAATTCCGGCGGCGCCCGCCTGTCGGCTGGCGGCGATCCCCAGCTCGCTGCTGCCCAGCCGGGTAGAGCCGAACGCGGACAGGTACATCGGCATGGTGGACCTGAAACCGCCGATCACGGTGACCAGGTCCACATCCGAGGGCAGCGGTTCCCGGCCCAGCTCGATGAGCTTTTCCAGTCGTTGCGGCAGGAACACCGGCGGGACGAGCCGGGCCCGGTCGAGCAGGTCCGCGGCGCCCTCTGCCGGCTGTCCGCTCTGACCGAACACCGCCTGCCCATAGGCCGACACCGGCGGGAACGCGTCGGCGATTCCGACCCGGGCCCGGTGTGCGATCTCCTCGGAAGGAAACCCGAAAGCCTGCAGCTCGCTCACGGCGCGACCCGTCCCGGAATCTTGGGGTAGGCGTTGACCTGCCAGACAGAATGAAGGCCGGTCAGGTAACGGTTCAGCCTTTCCAGACCCATGCCGAAGCCCGCGCTGGCGGGCAGCCCCTGGCGCACCATCTCCAGGTACCAGCGGTACTTCGCCGGATTCTCTCCGGTTTCCCGCATCCTGGTGACCACCCTGGAGTAGTCGGATTCGCGTTCACCACCTGAGGCCAGCTCACCGAAACCGCCCGGGGCGATCAGGTCGAAGTTGCGCAGCACGCCTGGCTCGCTGGTGCTCTCGCGGTCGTAGAAGCCGCGCGAGCCCTTCGGGTAGTCGGTCACGAAGAACGGCCGGTCGGCCTGCTCGGACAACAGTTCCTCACCGATCCAGTCGATCTCGGCGTCCGGGCTCTGCTGGTGGCCGAGCCGATGCAGTGCCGCTACCGCGGCCCGGTGGGTGAGCACGTCGAAGGGCTGCTCGAGCAGCCCGGCGAATGCCAGCGGATCGCGGCCCAGGGCGGCCAGGTCGTCGGCGGCAGTAATGAGCACGTGCCGCACGATGTGCTCCAGCAACTGTTCCGCGACGCGTTGCGCCTCTGCCCGGTTGGCGCCGGCAATCTCTACGTCGATCTGGTGGAACTCGGCCAGGTGCCGACGGGTCGAGCAGGTTTCCGGTGGCTCGGCCCGAACGTTGGGGGCGAGGTAGAAGAGCCGGTCGAACGCCAGCAGGGACGCCTGCTTGTACAGGATGCCACTAGTCATCAGCTTGTAGTGGTGACCGTAGTAGTCCACGTCCATTTGCTTGGACCCGCGGATTCCGGGGTCGGTCACCGGTCCGATCACCGGTGGCAGCAGCTCGATGAACCCCTCGGCGGACAGGAAGGCCCGAGCGGCATTCAGTACCTGTTGCTGCACGCGCATGGCGGCCTGCGTGATCGGCGAGGCGAGATGGCGCGCGAGCTCCGGTGGCCATTCCTCGATGATGTCGGCCACTGCCGCGCCTGGCGCGTGGTTCATAGGTTCCAACCTTCACTGTGCTGGAGCTGACGGGGGGCTGTTGTGAAATTAAGCCCGATGATGTGCGCTGGTGAGGCAGTTCACGGGGCGGCAGAGCGGCAGAATCGCTAACGCTGGCGGCTGCTCACACCGCCTGCACGAGGTCGGCCGATGCTGGTGCGGCCCGTCGTGCCCTGACCAGATCCAGCACTCTGAAGCCGCTCTGGTGCCTCTCGTCGCACGCACGGGCGAGGCCACGCTCCAACAGCCGGCTGATCAACTGGGCGCAGGCGGGTGCGGACTGCCCGGTCAGCCGGGCGGCATCACCCAATGACCAGCTGGTCTCGACTCTGGCGAGCCGGTCGAGCCACACCGCATCGGCCGGGTCGAGCCCGTCGATGGCGTTGGTCAAGTCACTGCTCAGGTCACACTGCCCGGTATCGGAGAGCGGGGTGAGCACACTGAACGGGTCGAGGCGCACACACTCCAGCAACAAGTCCAGGGTGTAGACGCTGAGCCACGATGCGATGCTGTCCAACGCGGCCGGCAGCCCGTCGAGCCGGCGGCACAGTTCGATCACCGGGCCGGCATTGGCAGGGTTCAGTTCAAATCCCGGTTGCTCGTGGCGCAATAGGCGCACGAGATAGCTGACGGAGGGCACCGAACCGAGCAAGGCAAGCGCGCTGTCGCCCCGTGCCGCCGGCACGGCTAGTGGGGCCAGGGGTACGGTCCGCATGCCGCGAATACTTATCGGCGCTCTGGCCGTAATCACAATTCGCAGCGATCGGCAGCTCTGCAGTAGGTGAGCCACCCCGGTCGCGTCCAGGTCTGCGGCTTCATAGCCGTCGAGTACCAGCAGGACTGAGTGGTCTTCCACGGTAGAGGCCAGGCTCTCCGTGCTCGCCCCGGCTACCAGAGGACCGGCCAGGGTGAGCGGAGCCGCCCCGACCGCGGCGCGGATCGCCGTGGCGAGTGGACCGGCCCGGCCCGGATCCTGAGTGGTGTCCCGGGAGCTCCACAGCACCGGTGACCGTCCAGTGTCGTGGAGCCGGCATGCCACCTCGATCATGAGCCTGGTCTTGCCGACACCAGGTAGTCCGGTCACCGTGACCAGCCGATGCCCGAAGCTGCCCACCAGTTCGGTCAGTGCCGCTAGCTCCATGTCCCGGAACAACAGCGGCGTCAACGGAACGGGAGGGGCCATGAGCTGCAAGTCCTGACGCCACTTCGACTCCTCGCCCTGGCTGTAGGCACTCGCCATAAAGGTGGTACGGCCGCTGCCGTCGAGGCCGAGGCCGTCGGCGATCAGTCGAAGGGTGTTGTGTTGCGGCCGGAGCGTGTGACCTAGTTCCAGGTCACGAATCGCACGCACGCTGACGGTGGACAGGTCAGCCAGCTGCCGTTGGGTCATTCCCCTGCGGTTCCTGTGACGGCGTAATAGTTCAGCAAGCCGTTGCTGCGCGTTCGGATTCTGCATGTTTGGTCCCAGCCTCGTAGTACCCGTTGACTACAGCATCCGGCGGCTACTATCGCCGCCCTATCGAGTAGCCAATGAACACCGACTCGCCTGGGCGTTAGCGTTAGTAGCGCGGTGATAAGGAGGAAATGGCGTCGCTTCCTAGCGTGACAAGATCGCGCCCGGATGGCTGAACAGGAAGAGAACACCAATGAATCCGATCAAAGCCAGCTACCTCAGCGCCGTCGCCCTCGTGATCGGCTCGATGCTGTTATCCACTCCCGTGCACGCCTCGGCACCGGCCGTCGCTCACACCCACCTGGCCGCAGCTGTCAGCCCGCAGGACACCCCGTGGATCCCCGCTCGCTAGGCGTGAGCGAGCCCCCGCTCGCACCGCACCGCCGGCCTAGGCGCCCAGCTCAGCCAGTTGCGCGCGCACTTGCGCTCCGCCCTGGATATCAGCGGTGCGCTCCCGCAACGCGAGCAGTTCGAGCAGCAACTCCTTGGCTTCCTCTGGTTGGCCGAGATCGGCCTTGATCTCTGCCAGTCGCGCCAGAATCAGCGACATGCCGGTCACGTCGTGGCTCTGCCGAACCGCGGACAAGGCCACGGACAGCAGGCGCTCCGCCCGATCGTAACGGCGCTGAGCCACCATGACTCTGGCGAGCCGGTAGCGGATCTGGGCGTCCACCCGCTGGTTGTCGACGCCCCGGCAGATACGCAAGGCTTCGCCAAGGTGCTCCTCGGCACCGGCGAGGTCCCCCGTGTCCAACTCTAGTTGGGCCAATTGCGCCAGCACATGGGCTTGACCGATGATATCCCCGGCGGCCTGGAAGCAGACCAGGGCCGCGCGGTAGCCGTCGGCGGCTGACCCCGACCGGCCGGTCAGGTGATCGGCCAACGCCAGATTGCGCCGCGCCATAGCCTGCGCGTGCAGCTCGCCCAGCTCCAGGAAAACCCCCAGTGCCGCTTCTGCCAATTCTCGAGCGGTGGTCGGCTGGTTCCGGCTCAGCTGCAACGAGGCCATCGAGCACCGCACCACCGCAGCGCCCCGCCGGTCGCCTGCCGCCTCCGCTTGGGCAAGCGCTATCCGGTGCGTGTGCTCCCAGGCGTCGGCGTCACCACCGAGTTCGTAGAGAGTCACCAAGGTGACGGCCAGATCCCAGCAATGCTGGGTCAAACCAGCTGTCGCTGCCAAGGAGACCGCCGCCGCCAGGTTCCGCCGCTCGGCTTCGAACCAGCTCAGTGGGTCGGACAGGACGGCGTCGAGGTAGGCACGCTCCACCTGCCAGCTCGGCGTCGAGCCGTGCACGATGGTGTAGTCGCCGCCGTACACCCGCCGGTGTGCCTCGCTGGCCATCGAGAGCCAGCCGTCGGCGATCCTCAGCAAACCTGCCGCCCGTTCTTCGGCAGGCTCCTGCTCCTCCAGTTGTTCCCGTGCGAACAACCGGATCATGTCGTGGAGCCGGTACCGGAAGCTACCGTCCAAGTCGATCGAGTCGATTTCCAGCATGTGGACGTCCACCAAGCTTTCGAGCAGGTCGACGGCTCGGTCGAAGTCCTCGTTCAGCAATGCGGCAGCCACCCAGCGAGGCAGGCTAGAGAACTCCAGACCGCCCAGCAATCGCAACAACTTCTGGCCGGCGGGCTTCAGGCTGTTATAGGTGAGCGCCAGACTGGCTCGCATCATGAGATCTCCGTGCGCGAGCTCGTCGAGCCTGCGCCGTTCATCGGACAGTCGTTCCAGCATCCAGGCCAGCGACCACTTGGGTCGAGCAGACAGCCGCGCGGCCAGGATACGCAGCGCCAACGGGAGCCTTCCGACCAGCTGGATGAGCGTGGCAGCGGCTGCCGGTTCCGCACTCACCCGATCCCGCCCGATGACGTTGCACAGCAGTTGATGCGCTTCGTCGAAGTCCATCACGTCGATGTCGAACGTGCGGGCACCCGGCAGCCCGGTCAGCCTCACCCGACTGGTCACGAACACCACGCAGTCACCGGCGCCGGGAAGCAGCAGCGGAAGCTGGCTCTCTCCAGCGGCGTCGTCCAGCACTATCAGAATTCGCTTGTCCACTAGCAGACTGCGGTAGATCTCGGCGCGCTCGTCCAGTGAGTCGGGAATCGCCGGGCCGGGCATCCCCAGGGCGCGCAGGAACCGTCCCAGTACCTCGCCGGGCGTTGTCGGCTCGGGCCGGGTGCCACCCAGGTCGCAATAGAGCTGGCCGTCCGGAAAGTGCCCCTCGGCCACCCGATGCGCGACGTGTACTGCCACTGCGCTCTTGCCGATGCCCGGACTGCCTTGGATCACGGCAACCCAGGCCGCGCGTCGATGGTGGCCGGCCAGCGCGAAGTTCTCCAGCTGGCCGATCACTGCCGACCGGCCGGCGAAGTCCGCGATGTCGGCCGGCAGTTGGAACGCCTTGCGTGCCGGGCCCAC containing:
- a CDS encoding asparagine synthetase A, with the protein product MNHAPGAAVADIIEEWPPELARHLASPITQAAMRVQQQVLNAARAFLSAEGFIELLPPVIGPVTDPGIRGSKQMDVDYYGHHYKLMTSGILYKQASLLAFDRLFYLAPNVRAEPPETCSTRRHLAEFHQIDVEIAGANRAEAQRVAEQLLEHIVRHVLITAADDLAALGRDPLAFAGLLEQPFDVLTHRAAVAALHRLGHQQSPDAEIDWIGEELLSEQADRPFFVTDYPKGSRGFYDRESTSEPGVLRNFDLIAPGGFGELASGGERESDYSRVVTRMRETGENPAKYRWYLEMVRQGLPASAGFGMGLERLNRYLTGLHSVWQVNAYPKIPGRVAP
- a CDS encoding helix-turn-helix domain-containing protein; the encoded protein is MQNPNAQQRLAELLRRHRNRRGMTQRQLADLSTVSVRAIRDLELGHTLRPQHNTLRLIADGLGLDGSGRTTFMASAYSQGEESKWRQDLQLMAPPVPLTPLLFRDMELAALTELVGSFGHRLVTVTGLPGVGKTRLMIEVACRLHDTGRSPVLWSSRDTTQDPGRAGPLATAIRAAVGAAPLTLAGPLVAGASTESLASTVEDHSVLLVLDGYEAADLDATGVAHLLQSCRSLRIVITARAPISIRGMRTVPLAPLAVPAARGDSALALLGSVPSVSYLVRLLRHEQPGFELNPANAGPVIELCRRLDGLPAALDSIASWLSVYTLDLLLECVRLDPFSVLTPLSDTGQCDLSSDLTNAIDGLDPADAVWLDRLARVETSWSLGDAARLTGQSAPACAQLISRLLERGLARACDERHQSGFRVLDLVRARRAAPASADLVQAV
- a CDS encoding BTAD domain-containing putative transcriptional regulator, coding for MTAGDSSESGRVPTYRILGPLEVTDRQHRPVRLPPGRQEVVLVRLLLDANRVVSIDQLIEAVWDDHPPATARTQVQICVSGLRSTLSGIGLDRVIVTKSFGYLLAVADDELDAKVFADQVASANALALRGEFETAAQLLREADALWRGAALSGTTSRTLQARAAHLDETRLSALESSIDLELRLGHHYRLIGEIQSLVLEHQLRERLRAQLMLALYRSGRQADALAAYRAGREILIDQLGLEPGQELRQLEHAILVGDPSLDLPPRPQPGTVGPARKAFQLPADIADFAGRSAVIGQLENFALAGHHRRAAWVAVIQGSPGIGKSAVAVHVAHRVAEGHFPDGQLYCDLGGTRPEPTTPGEVLGRFLRALGMPGPAIPDSLDERAEIYRSLLVDKRILIVLDDAAGESQLPLLLPGAGDCVVFVTSRVRLTGLPGARTFDIDVMDFDEAHQLLCNVIGRDRVSAEPAAAATLIQLVGRLPLALRILAARLSARPKWSLAWMLERLSDERRRLDELAHGDLMMRASLALTYNSLKPAGQKLLRLLGGLEFSSLPRWVAAALLNEDFDRAVDLLESLVDVHMLEIDSIDLDGSFRYRLHDMIRLFAREQLEEQEPAEERAAGLLRIADGWLSMASEAHRRVYGGDYTIVHGSTPSWQVERAYLDAVLSDPLSWFEAERRNLAAAVSLAATAGLTQHCWDLAVTLVTLYELGGDADAWEHTHRIALAQAEAAGDRRGAAVVRCSMASLQLSRNQPTTARELAEAALGVFLELGELHAQAMARRNLALADHLTGRSGSAADGYRAALVCFQAAGDIIGQAHVLAQLAQLELDTGDLAGAEEHLGEALRICRGVDNQRVDAQIRYRLARVMVAQRRYDRAERLLSVALSAVRQSHDVTGMSLILARLAEIKADLGQPEEAKELLLELLALRERTADIQGGAQVRAQLAELGA